In Kamptonema formosum PCC 6407, the genomic stretch ACCGAGTTTTATAGACAATTGAAGGAGCAATCAAAATCTGGAAAATTGGACAAAGCAGAAGCCTTACGTCAGGCAATGTTGAACACAAAGAACTATGTAGACAAAGATACAAAAAAGAAGATTTACTCTGAGCCTTATCAGTGGTCTGCTTTTACCCTAGTTGGTGAGGCTACAACACAGTTAGAGAAGCGTCAGCAATGACTTCTTACTCCCCTGTCAGATGTCATATCATGTTCGGTAAATAACTTACGATTAAGATCCAATTTTAGTCCACCAATAAAAACCAGTTAACCCTTGAATCAAATCTGGCTGTTGAAGCAGAGATTGGCATCGGCGAAATAAAACCTCTTCAAAAATACAAATATTGCCAGGTTCCCCCTCCAGGAGTTAAGGCTACCGCCTTTCTGAGTTGCTCTTTTCAGCAACTTTTATAATGGTTAAAACTAATACCAAAGCTAAAACAAAAACCCCAGTCAAACCAGAAATCACAGAAGACACAACTCAATTTGACTCAGAAGACTTTGATTTTGAAATTGACCCCGAGCTCCTAGAACCTGGTCATAATCAAGTAAGACGACCTATTTTGCCCTATGGCATTGTTGTTAACGAACAAGTGGCAGGAATATTAATTCCAGAGGATCAGCTAGAAAAAGCCAATTGGTTTGTCATGCCAACAGAAGAAGAAATGACTACAATTGGACTAACAGAAGATGTTACAGGTCTGCTACTTTCTAAATGCCACTTATGCGTCCTGGGATTCGTCCCTGAATACATTCGTTACAAGAATGACGTTGCTAATTTAGGCGGGGCGATTGTCGGGCTGTATGAAGAGTATAAAGCTCAACTCGATAAAAAGATAATGGATGTTGTCAGCGAACACGCCGTTGTCTTTTTAGATAAAAACAATCGTCCCAGACACAGCACGCCTATTGTCGTCAGATTTAAGAATGTCGCACTTTGGAGCTTTAAAGCAGCTAGAGACGAATTTTACCGTTTGTTGGAAAAAGCATTCGCCGATTATTTCCAAATTCCTTTCAGCGGAAAAAGCGATAAATGGCGAAGCCTGGGTATCTTAGAAGTTCACTTCAAAGGAGTTAAAGAAGGCGAAGGCTCTAATAAGAGCTACTGCTGCAAAACTATTAACTATACCAAGCCGACTGCTGATAATTTTCCCTTACTCTATCTGGGACGGCCGCAGCATAAAAATGTGATTTGGGGATTGCACGATACCATTGCTGGATTCACTGAAACTCCTGCATTACCGGGTACAGCAGAACCACAAATTCAAGTGCTACCACCCATTGTTAAGAAAATAGAAAATGGGAAAAAGCAG encodes the following:
- a CDS encoding DUF5895 domain-containing protein, encoding MVKTNTKAKTKTPVKPEITEDTTQFDSEDFDFEIDPELLEPGHNQVRRPILPYGIVVNEQVAGILIPEDQLEKANWFVMPTEEEMTTIGLTEDVTGLLLSKCHLCVLGFVPEYIRYKNDVANLGGAIVGLYEEYKAQLDKKIMDVVSEHAVVFLDKNNRPRHSTPIVVRFKNVALWSFKAARDEFYRLLEKAFADYFQIPFSGKSDKWRSLGILEVHFKGVKEGEGSNKSYCCKTINYTKPTADNFPLLYLGRPQHKNVIWGLHDTIAGFTETPALPGTAEPQIQVLPPIVKKIENGKKQTGNHKTLRKIATEVIEEEDDLDDLDEEDELEDELDSEEDD